In one window of Azoarcus olearius DNA:
- a CDS encoding PsiF family protein, producing the protein MKKLLSAFALAVSCTAMLPAEAQANPQHERMRRCSQEAKEQTLKGDERKAFMSTCLKGKHDTGTETATAPAKPAAKAAAAKPAAEKSAADKTSTAKPAAADKVAEADAAPVAQRSKMKTCNQSATEQSLKGDARKAFMSECLKG; encoded by the coding sequence ATGAAGAAACTGTTGTCGGCGTTTGCGCTGGCCGTGTCCTGCACCGCCATGCTGCCCGCCGAGGCGCAAGCCAATCCGCAGCACGAAAGGATGAGACGCTGCAGCCAGGAAGCCAAGGAACAGACCCTGAAGGGCGACGAGCGCAAGGCCTTCATGAGCACCTGCCTGAAGGGCAAGCACGACACCGGTACGGAAACCGCCACGGCGCCGGCCAAGCCTGCAGCGAAAGCCGCTGCAGCCAAGCCTGCCGCCGAGAAATCCGCCGCCGACAAGACGAGCACGGCGAAACCGGCCGCAGCCGACAAGGTGGCCGAGGCGGATGCCGCACCGGTTGCACAGCGCAGCAAGATGAAGACCTGCAACCAGTCGGCGACCGAACAGTCGTTGAAGGGCGATGCGCGCAAGGCCTTCATGAGCGAGTGCCTGAAGGGCTAG
- the ttcA gene encoding tRNA 2-thiocytidine(32) synthetase TtcA — protein sequence MNTAALPAVAPSAAESRHSNTFLRLKKKLERGVGEAIADYNMIGDGDTVMVCVSGGKDSYTLLSCLLALRERAPVDFRIVAMNLDQKQPGFPDDVLPAYFESIGVEYRIVTEDTYSIVKNKIPEGKTTCSLCSRLRRGIIYRTAKEIGATRIALGHHRDDMLETLFLNMFFGGKIKAMPPKLVSDDGQHVVIRPLAYCTENDIERFARGMDFPIIPCNLCGSQENAQRKQIKTMLQGWARDYPGRIESLATSLRNVVPSHLSDSALFDFVGLTRDTRVGEGDTVFDPPELPAAAAPITLRRADDDGDRSAT from the coding sequence GTGAACACCGCCGCATTGCCTGCCGTCGCGCCCAGCGCCGCCGAATCCCGCCATTCCAATACCTTTCTGCGCCTGAAGAAGAAGCTGGAGCGCGGCGTCGGCGAGGCCATCGCCGACTACAACATGATCGGCGACGGCGACACCGTGATGGTGTGCGTGTCGGGCGGCAAGGACTCCTACACGCTGCTGTCCTGCCTGCTGGCGCTGCGCGAACGCGCCCCGGTGGATTTCCGCATCGTCGCGATGAACCTGGACCAGAAGCAGCCGGGCTTCCCGGACGACGTGCTGCCCGCCTACTTCGAATCGATCGGCGTCGAGTACCGCATCGTCACCGAAGACACGTATTCCATCGTCAAGAACAAGATTCCGGAAGGGAAGACCACCTGCTCGCTGTGCTCGCGCCTGCGGCGCGGCATCATCTACCGCACGGCAAAGGAAATCGGCGCCACCCGGATCGCGCTCGGTCACCACCGCGACGACATGCTGGAAACGCTCTTCCTCAACATGTTCTTCGGCGGCAAGATCAAGGCCATGCCGCCCAAACTGGTCAGTGACGACGGCCAGCACGTCGTGATCCGCCCGCTCGCCTACTGCACCGAAAACGACATCGAGCGCTTCGCGCGCGGCATGGACTTCCCGATCATCCCGTGCAACCTGTGCGGCTCGCAGGAAAACGCGCAGCGCAAGCAGATCAAGACGATGCTGCAAGGCTGGGCCAGGGACTACCCCGGACGCATCGAATCGCTCGCAACCTCGCTGCGCAATGTGGTGCCGTCGCACCTGTCGGACAGCGCGCTGTTCGACTTCGTCGGCCTCACCCGTGACACCCGGGTGGGTGAAGGCGATACCGTGTTCGACCCGCCGGAACTGCCCGCGGCCGCGGCGCCGATCACCCTGCGGCGCGCCGACGACGACGGGGACCGCAGCGCGACATAG
- a CDS encoding FHA domain-containing protein, translating to MSDRRNLCLLVAEVLGHDRLVGRLGATEAGHAVERCLNRIDRAIEGNGGTIVARADGHVDVVFERCDAAVLASCEMLERVLSLPPVSGTRLTMRIGLHYGAAEGDSATGEGFDVARRLASLSRPGQALASGAAVMLLSASTRHFAGTEAIHDADLDKLEWPVYAIGQRVGLVTSVPPSARVSQRLRLRHQQEILFVEEQRPVLLLGRELGNDVVIIDARASRQHARIERRREGFILIDQSTNGSFVSIDGVGERCVKDDEIVLSGPGRIGCGFSANEIERDLVFFDIV from the coding sequence ATGTCCGATCGAAGAAATCTGTGCCTGCTCGTCGCCGAAGTGCTTGGCCACGACCGGCTTGTCGGACGCCTGGGCGCAACCGAGGCCGGCCACGCGGTCGAGCGCTGCCTCAACCGCATCGACCGCGCCATCGAAGGCAATGGCGGCACGATCGTCGCGCGCGCCGACGGCCACGTCGATGTCGTTTTCGAACGCTGCGATGCGGCCGTGCTGGCAAGTTGCGAGATGCTGGAACGGGTCCTGAGCCTGCCGCCGGTCAGTGGCACGCGCCTCACCATGCGCATCGGCCTGCACTACGGCGCGGCCGAGGGTGACAGCGCAACCGGCGAAGGCTTCGATGTGGCGCGGCGGCTGGCGTCGCTGTCCAGACCGGGTCAGGCGCTGGCAAGCGGGGCCGCGGTCATGCTGCTGTCGGCCTCTACGCGCCATTTCGCCGGCACCGAAGCCATCCACGACGCCGATCTCGACAAGCTGGAATGGCCGGTCTACGCGATCGGCCAGCGGGTCGGGCTGGTCACCTCGGTACCGCCCAGCGCGCGCGTCTCGCAACGCCTTCGGCTGCGCCACCAGCAGGAAATCCTGTTCGTCGAAGAGCAACGCCCGGTGTTGCTGCTCGGACGCGAACTCGGCAACGACGTGGTGATCATCGATGCCCGCGCGTCGCGCCAGCATGCGCGCATCGAGCGGCGCCGCGAAGGCTTCATCCTCATCGACCAGAGCACCAACGGCAGCTTCGTCTCCATCGACGGCGTCGGCGAACGCTGCGTCAAGGACGACGAGATCGTGCTGTCCGGCCCGGGCCGCATCGGCTGCGGCTTCTCCGCCAACGAGATCGAGCGCGATCTCGTCTTCTTCGACATCGTCTGA
- a CDS encoding pteridine reductase → MDTAEAPVILVTGAARRVGAEIARLVHASGARVIVHHRRSAAEAETLAAGLNALRPGSAAVVAGDLAADGEPARVAAAALNCFGRIDGLVNNASSFFPTALGTIDETAWSDLVGSNLKGPLFLSQALAAELTRRAGSIVNIVDIHAERPLKGYLLYCTAKAGLVGLTRALAVELAPAVRVNGVAPGPIVWPEDTQFDAEARAQIVRHTLLQREGAPADIARAVRFLLVDAPYVTGQILAVDGGRSAHL, encoded by the coding sequence ATGGACACCGCAGAAGCCCCCGTCATCCTCGTCACCGGCGCCGCACGCCGCGTTGGCGCCGAGATCGCCCGCCTCGTGCATGCGAGCGGCGCGCGCGTCATCGTCCACCACCGCCGCTCTGCAGCCGAGGCGGAGACGCTGGCTGCAGGGCTGAACGCCCTTCGCCCCGGCTCCGCCGCGGTGGTGGCCGGCGACCTCGCTGCGGATGGCGAGCCGGCGCGCGTCGCAGCCGCTGCGCTCAACTGCTTCGGTCGCATCGACGGCCTGGTGAACAACGCGTCCAGCTTCTTCCCGACCGCGCTCGGCACGATCGACGAAACGGCCTGGAGCGATCTCGTCGGCTCCAACCTCAAGGGTCCGCTCTTCCTCAGCCAGGCGCTCGCGGCAGAACTCACGCGCCGCGCCGGCAGCATCGTGAACATCGTGGACATTCACGCCGAGCGGCCGCTGAAGGGCTATCTGCTGTATTGCACCGCGAAGGCCGGGCTGGTGGGCCTGACGCGCGCGCTGGCGGTTGAACTGGCGCCGGCGGTACGGGTGAACGGCGTCGCGCCGGGGCCGATCGTATGGCCGGAGGACACACAGTTCGACGCCGAGGCGCGCGCGCAGATCGTCCGCCACACGCTGTTGCAGCGCGAAGGCGCGCCGGCCGACATCGCCCGTGCAGTCCGCTTCCTGCTGGTCGATGCGCCCTACGTCACCGGCCAGATCCTGGCGGTGGACGGCGGTCGCAGTGCCCATCTTTGA
- a CDS encoding YqaA family protein, with protein sequence MELIAAAEPATTLGALFISALLAATVLPGGSEAAFAALLLASPQLLWPALAAATLGNTLGGMSTYLLGRLLPRKEVPPRLALVRRYGSLSLLLSWVPLIGDALCAGAGLLRLPWLPCLLWMAIGKGARYAAIAWLLG encoded by the coding sequence ATGGAACTGATCGCCGCAGCTGAGCCGGCCACCACGCTCGGCGCCCTGTTCATCAGCGCCCTGCTGGCCGCCACTGTCTTGCCCGGCGGTTCGGAAGCGGCCTTCGCCGCACTGCTGCTCGCCAGCCCCCAGTTGCTATGGCCTGCGCTCGCGGCGGCGACGCTGGGCAACACCCTGGGCGGCATGAGCACCTACCTGCTCGGGCGCCTGCTGCCGCGCAAGGAAGTGCCGCCGCGGCTGGCGCTGGTGCGGCGCTATGGCAGCCTCAGCCTGCTGCTGTCGTGGGTGCCGCTGATCGGCGACGCGCTATGCGCCGGCGCGGGCCTGCTGCGCCTGCCGTGGCTGCCCTGCCTGCTTTGGATGGCGATCGGCAAGGGCGCGCGCTACGCCGCGATCGCCTGGCTGCTGGGCTGA